One Electrophorus electricus isolate fEleEle1 chromosome 13, fEleEle1.pri, whole genome shotgun sequence DNA segment encodes these proteins:
- the jmjd7 gene encoding bifunctional peptidase and (3S)-lysyl hydroxylase JMJD7, protein MEEVKNYLRDFPKEARELYLNESVPYLDGPLMPLQFYRDWIGPNKPCIIRNAINDWPALSKWNPTYLRNVVGQKVISVSVTPNGYADAVNGDRFVMPEERQMTFSSLLDIVEGSVKNSGVFYVQKQCSNLTEELPELTGDVQTHISWMSEALGRLPDAVNFWLGEERAVTSMHKDHYENLYCVISGEKKFILLPPTDRPFIPCELYKQATYKQKQDGSFEIVDEKDSEKVPWIPLDPLDPDLKRYPSYQLAQPLHCTVRAGEMLYLPSLWFHHVRQSHGCIAVNFWYDMDYDIKYNYFQLVDSLSGAVGSV, encoded by the exons ATGGAAGAAGTAAAGAACTATTTGAGAGATTTCCCAAAAGAAGCCCGTG AGCTTTACTTGAACGAGTCAGTGCCATACCTGGATGGTCCCCTTATGCCACTACAGTTCTACCGTGACTGGATTGGTCCAAATAAGCCATGCATCATTCGCAATGCAATCAATGATTGGCCAGCATTGTCTAAATGGAACCCCACATACCTCAG AAATGTGGTTGGCCAAAAGGTCATCAGCGTGTCTGTTACCCCAAATGGCTATGCAGATGCTGTAAATGGAGATCGATTTGTGATGCCTGAAGAGCGTCAGATGACCTTCTCCTCCCTGCTGGACATTGTAGAGGGAAGCGTGAAGAATAGTGGGGTGTTCTATGTGCAAAAGCAGTGCTCCAATCTAACTGAGGAACTGCCAGAGCTCACTGGGGATGTTCAGACTCACATCTCGTGGATGAGTGAAGCACTCG GAAGACTGCCTGATGCTGTCAATTTCTGGTTAGGAGAGGAAAGAGCAGTTACCTCAA TGCACAAAGATCACTATGAAAACCTATACTGTGTCATCTCAGGAGAAAAGAAGTTCATTCTGCTCCCTCCCACTGATCGACCCTTCATACCATGTG AGCTTTACAAACAGGCtacatacaaacagaaacaagatGGCAGTTTTGAAATAGTGGATGAAAAGGATTCAGAAAAG GTACCCTGGATCCCCCTGGACCCCCTGGATCCAGATCTGAAGCGCTATCCCTCCTACCAGCTGGCGCAGCCCCTCCACTGCACTGTAAGGGCAGGGGAGATGCTTTACCTCCCATCCCTCTGGTTCCACCATGTCCGGCAGTCTCATGGATGTATAGCAG TAAATTTCTGGTATGATATGGATTATGACATCAAGTACAACTACTTCCAACTGGTGGATTCACTTTCTGGAGCTGTGGGTTCAGTATGA
- the fbxo34 gene encoding F-box only protein 34 — MPQKCETVSYYSPTPYREPRKRASNLQTVWRFTTMHLKPYPKQQDKNLHQEGGQDGTPNLHVHQQGVLGAEWGVRQACSFMGSPGNGTANRCPLSVISTNTLKCATSCSTPPNRGSGYFSSSWTHKSKAPSSVSTLTSSLVLLSSPALENEGSLRIYQGEDSEAYLDIWAVIKPGNTKEKIAIFTAKKCSHAGTGGSNNAPEREVTLSDMRTVSMKNKGCWDGDWSIAKRRKRSVNPEKPRSLEAPGLRPAPPNTANENLDPCFVIAEEITRTDGEECGKNLSVVEMVAYLEHRASNQQADLKPVSLRSSSIVTLSKSGSVVQTTDQVSKGQKLPEGNEEEEEESVRVLDMVAKLESQCLSRQSLREGGDLSRNNSLRRRVGRVLLAGSEPCSVPSQSALASLPQDDRIECVSEEVAGGVDSGSHEAPVLTGNSVFYVNHTRGEEQESSNAAEQETNADVELIKDVQSLNSLVPSEANSCSEDPLPGMLFFARFPPQALQEQKPLLISKNIPISQSMELASNDQEKEHALPYKQALDSFSTVESFRGETVDNLGADHDVRGKVESGVNAISRDSVPLRRLVSHEFLETRFKIQLLLEPQQYMAFLPHHIIVKIFSLLPTDSLAALKCTCHYFKFIIESYGVRPADSRWVSDPRYKDDPCKQCKKRYGRGDVSLCRWHHKPYCQALPYGPGYWMCCRGSHRDTPGCNVGLHDNRWVPAFHSINMPIYKKSRDGEEDA, encoded by the exons ATGCCTCAGAAATGTGAAACTGTCAGTTACTATAGCCCCACCCCTTACAGGGAACCACGGAAACGAGCCTCCAATCTGCAGACAGTCTGGAG gttTACCACCATGCACCTAAAGCCATATCCCAAGCAACAGGATAAAAATCTTCACCAGGAGGGAGGGCAAGATGGCACACCAAATCTGCATGTGCATCAGCAGGGAGTACTTGGAGCTGAGTGGGGCGTTCGCCAAGCATGTAGCTTTATGGGCTCGCCTGGCAACGGCACAGCCAACCGGTGCCCCCTCAGTGTCATTTCTACCAATACACTTAAATGTGCCACCAGTTGCAGCACACCACCCAATAGAGGGAGTGGGTATTTCTCCAGCTCCTGGACCCACAAGAGTAAAgcaccctcctctgtctctacATTGACTAGTTCCTTAGTTCTTCTCTCATCACCTGCCTTGGAGAATGAGGGCTCACTAAGAATATATCAGGGAGAGGATAGCGAGGCATATTTAGATATATGGGCTGTCATTAAACCTGGGAACACAAAGGAGAAGATTGCAATTTTTACTGCCAAGAAGTGTAGCCATGCTGGTACAGGTGGCAGCAACAATgctccagagagagaggtaaCCCTTTCAGACATGAGGACGGTatcaatgaaaaacaaaggATGCTGGGATGGTGATTGGTCCATAGCAAAACGCAGAAAAAGGTCTGTAAACCCAGAGAAGCCAAGAAGCCTAGAGGCTCCTGGACTGAGGCCTGCACCACCAAATACTGCAAATGAAAACTTGGATCCTTGCTTTGTTATAGCTGAGGAGATCACAAGAACGGATGGAGAAGAGTGTGGAAAGAATCTTTCTGTTGTGGAAATGGTTGCATATTTGGAGCATAGGGCTAGCAACCAGCAGGCAGATCTGAAACCTGTATCACTGCGAAGCTCCAGTATAGTTACTCTATCCAAAAGTGGATCTGTGGTACAGACAACAGATCAGGTATCCAAAGGCCAGAAGTTGCCAGAGGgcaatgaggaggaggaggaggaatcTGTGCGAGTGCTGGACATGGTTGCCAAGTTGGAATCTCAGTGCCTAAGCAGACAGAGCctcagagagggaggagatCTCTCGCGCAACAACAGTCTGAGGAGGAGGGTGGGACGGGTTTTGCTGGCAGGATCTGAACCATGCTCTGTGCCCTCGCAGTCAGCATTGGCCAGCCTCCCTCAGGATGACCGGATAGAGTGCGTCTCTGAGGAAGTGGCAGGTGGAGTAGACAGTGGTTCACATGAAGCCCCTGTGTTGACGGGCAACTCAGTTTTTTATGTCAACCATACCagaggagaagagcaagaaagCAGTAATGCAGCTGAGCAAGAGACGAATGCAGATGTAGAATTGATAAAGGACGTGCAGTCTCTAAACAGTCTGGTCCCTTCAGAAGCCAATAGCTGCAGTGAGGATCCTCTCCCAGGCATGCTGTTCTTTGCCCGGTTCCCCCCACAGGCTCTTCAGGAGCAAAAACCGCTCTTGATTTCCAAAAATATTCCCATATCTCAAAGCATGGAGCTTGCCTCTAATGACCAGGAGAAGGAACATGCACTGCCATATAAGCAAGCACTGGACTCTTTCTCAACTGTGGAGTCATTCAGAGGGGAGACTGTGGATAATTTGGGAGCTGATCATGATGTGAGGGGAAAGGTAGAAAGTGGGGTTAATGCAATTAGTCGGGATTCTGTGCCTTTGCGTCGCCTAGTGTCTCACGAATTCTTGGAAACCCGCTTCAAGATCCAGCTACTGCTGGAGCCTCAACAGTACATGGCCTTCCTACCCCACCACATCATTGTCAAGATCTTCAGCCTGTTGCCTACCGATAGTCTGGCTGCTCTCAAGTGCACCTGTCACTATTTCAAGTTCATAATTGAGAGTTATGGTGTGCGGCCGGCTGACTCCCGCTGGGTGAGTGACCCACGCTACAAAGACGATCCCTGCAAGCAGTGTAAGAAACGCTATGGCCGTGgtgatgtctctctctgccGCTGGCACCATAAGCCCTACTGCCAAGCATTGCCCTATGGCCCTGGCTACTGGATGTGCTGCAGGGGTtcccacagagacacacccgGCTGCAATGTGGGACTCCATGACAACCGCTGGGTCCCTGCCTTTCACAGTATCAATATGCCAATTTATAAGAAAAGCAGGGATGGGGAGGAAGATGCGTAG
- the atg14 gene encoding beclin 1-associated autophagy-related key regulator isoform X2 → MACPSESGVRVVGPSEKGTPGTLGARPHIQQYQSSPTAIAASPGSLMVESVDDAEGLYVAVERCPLCNTARRRLTCARCIQAGDFVYFDGRNVERYTEKLERLQKMRNEKEQLQQRVTEAMAKKVHADQLKWKLMSCKMKIEQLKDAICNGNEEVKSGKDLLLRSQEEGQRLQRRASRHQEKRDKIERHNRRLNELLDKRAKEMQGRLEALAEVRRGHILELGTYIFPTQEEKQGSRDPADPAVAEYDFALTSSTVSELAEARRTTYMSGRWIWDDQNGETSISITGPPVTLPSNGDCSGYFNWVEEKNTNPGPEMDHINPAHTISAALCYATQLVNILSHILEVNLPKKLCNSEFCGDNLSRYRFTRAVNKLNTNILHLCVSQHVDSEMLHPHHTLRNIMFLVSPENQNLGRAV, encoded by the exons ATGGCATGCCCCTCAGAGAGCGGTGTCCGGGTGGTCGGCCCCTCGGAAAAAGGAACACCAGGAACATTGGGGGCCCGGCCGCATATTCAGCAGTATCAGTCATCTCCGACGGCCATCGCCGCCTCGCCGGGATCTCTGATGGTGGAGTCAGTAGACGATGCGGAGGGGCTGTATGTTGCAGTCGAGAGATGTCCACTCTGTAACACTGCGAGACGCAGGCTAACTTGTGCTCGATGCATTCAGGCTGGTGACTTCGTATATTTCGACGGCAGAAATGTCGAAAG GTATACAGAGAAACTGGAAAGACTACAGAAGATGAGAAACGAGAAGGAGCAGCTTCAGCAAAG AGTCACTGAAGCCATGGCCAAGAAGGTCCATGCAGACCAACTT AAATGGAAGCTCATGTCATGCAAGATGAAGATTGAACAACTAAAAGATGCAATATGCAATGGGAATGAAGAAGTGAAGAGTG GCAAAGATCTGCTGCTCCGCTCTCAGGAGGAAGGCCAGAGGCTGCAGCGGCGGGCTAGTCGCCACCAGGAGAAGCGAGACAAGATTGAGCGTCATAACCGTCGGCTGAATGAGCTGCTGGACAAGAGGGCTAAAGAGATGCAGGGCAGGCTAGAGGCGCTGGCTGAGGTGCGGCGGGGACACATCCTCGAACTCGGAACCTACAtcttccccacacaggaagagaagcAGGGCAGCAG gGACCCAGCAGATCCTGCTGTGGCAGAGTACGACTTTGCCCTCACGTCTAGCACCGTGAGCGAGTTAGCTGAGGCCCGGCGGACAACTTACATGTCCGGCCGCTGGATCTGGGATGACCAGAATGGAGAGACGAGCATCAGCATCACTGGGCCTCCTGTCACGCTGCCCAGCAATGGAGACTGCTCCGGTTACTTCAATTGGGTGGAGGAGAAAAACACTAATCCAGGCCCAG AAATGGATCACATCAACCCAGCTCATACTATTAGTGCAGCCCTCTGCTATGCCACTCAGCTTGTTAACATCCTCTCTCACATTTTAGAGGTCAATCTGCCCAAAAAGCTGTGCAACAG TGAATTCTGCGGTGATAATTTAAGCCGTTACAGATTTACCCGTGCTGTCAACAAACTGAACACCAAcattctgcatctgtgtgtctcccAG CATGTGGACAGTGAGatgctccacccccaccacacactgagAAACATCATGTTTTTGGTCTCCCCAGAGAATCAGAACCTGGGCAG GGCCGTTTGA
- the atg14 gene encoding beclin 1-associated autophagy-related key regulator isoform X1 has translation MACPSESGVRVVGPSEKGTPGTLGARPHIQQYQSSPTAIAASPGSLMVESVDDAEGLYVAVERCPLCNTARRRLTCARCIQAGDFVYFDGRNVERYTEKLERLQKMRNEKEQLQQRVTEAMAKKVHADQLKWKLMSCKMKIEQLKDAICNGNEEVKSGKDLLLRSQEEGQRLQRRASRHQEKRDKIERHNRRLNELLDKRAKEMQGRLEALAEVRRGHILELGTYIFPTQEEKQGSRDPADPAVAEYDFALTSSTVSELAEARRTTYMSGRWIWDDQNGETSISITGPPVTLPSNGDCSGYFNWVEEKNTNPGPEMDHINPAHTISAALCYATQLVNILSHILEVNLPKKLCNSEFCGDNLSRYRFTRAVNKLNTNILHLCVSQHVDSEMLHPHHTLRNIMFLVSPENQNLGRTGPFEVSADLEDSMEFLEPEAAGPTEDSGDEAVSDEETDLGTDWETVPSPRFCDIPSQPMDMSQSTAMQASQPATNAGGMISSAAASVSSWFRR, from the exons ATGGCATGCCCCTCAGAGAGCGGTGTCCGGGTGGTCGGCCCCTCGGAAAAAGGAACACCAGGAACATTGGGGGCCCGGCCGCATATTCAGCAGTATCAGTCATCTCCGACGGCCATCGCCGCCTCGCCGGGATCTCTGATGGTGGAGTCAGTAGACGATGCGGAGGGGCTGTATGTTGCAGTCGAGAGATGTCCACTCTGTAACACTGCGAGACGCAGGCTAACTTGTGCTCGATGCATTCAGGCTGGTGACTTCGTATATTTCGACGGCAGAAATGTCGAAAG GTATACAGAGAAACTGGAAAGACTACAGAAGATGAGAAACGAGAAGGAGCAGCTTCAGCAAAG AGTCACTGAAGCCATGGCCAAGAAGGTCCATGCAGACCAACTT AAATGGAAGCTCATGTCATGCAAGATGAAGATTGAACAACTAAAAGATGCAATATGCAATGGGAATGAAGAAGTGAAGAGTG GCAAAGATCTGCTGCTCCGCTCTCAGGAGGAAGGCCAGAGGCTGCAGCGGCGGGCTAGTCGCCACCAGGAGAAGCGAGACAAGATTGAGCGTCATAACCGTCGGCTGAATGAGCTGCTGGACAAGAGGGCTAAAGAGATGCAGGGCAGGCTAGAGGCGCTGGCTGAGGTGCGGCGGGGACACATCCTCGAACTCGGAACCTACAtcttccccacacaggaagagaagcAGGGCAGCAG gGACCCAGCAGATCCTGCTGTGGCAGAGTACGACTTTGCCCTCACGTCTAGCACCGTGAGCGAGTTAGCTGAGGCCCGGCGGACAACTTACATGTCCGGCCGCTGGATCTGGGATGACCAGAATGGAGAGACGAGCATCAGCATCACTGGGCCTCCTGTCACGCTGCCCAGCAATGGAGACTGCTCCGGTTACTTCAATTGGGTGGAGGAGAAAAACACTAATCCAGGCCCAG AAATGGATCACATCAACCCAGCTCATACTATTAGTGCAGCCCTCTGCTATGCCACTCAGCTTGTTAACATCCTCTCTCACATTTTAGAGGTCAATCTGCCCAAAAAGCTGTGCAACAG TGAATTCTGCGGTGATAATTTAAGCCGTTACAGATTTACCCGTGCTGTCAACAAACTGAACACCAAcattctgcatctgtgtgtctcccAG CATGTGGACAGTGAGatgctccacccccaccacacactgagAAACATCATGTTTTTGGTCTCCCCAGAGAATCAGAACCTGGGCAG GACAGGGCCGTTTGAGGTGAGTGCAGACCTGGAAGACTCCATGGAGTTTCTGGAGCCAGAGGCAGCAGGCCCTACGGAGGACAGTGGAGACGAAGCGGTGTCGGATGAAGAGACAGACTTGGGTACAGACTGGGAGACGGTTCCTAGCCCCCGCTTCTGTGATATCCCCTCGCAGCCCATGGATATGTCCCAGAGCACAGCCATGCAGGCTTCCCAGCCAGCAACAAACGCTGGGGGTATGATCTCCTCAGCTGCCGCCTCTGTCAGCTCCTGGTTCCGCCGTTGA
- the tbpl2 gene encoding TATA box-binding protein-like protein 2, translating into MDEEASLENYFDQSIAGSSDYIFEADLGLQGPPQLQDPSFLSSSVSGQQKDLPEDLDLSFLPDELSAQDETPEKASASFNEDSGVYPDCTPPEAAVPGADPSRAQTATSPFCSLPMTPMTPMTPVAPVSESSGIIPQLQNIVSTVNLACPLDLKAIALQARNAEYNPKRFAAVIMRIREPRTTALIFSSGKMVCTGAKSEEQSRLAARKYARVVQKLGFPAKFLDFKIQNMVGSCDVCFPIRLEGLVLTHQQFSSYEPELFPGLIYRMVKPRIVLLIFVSGKVVLTGAKDRSEIYEAFENIYPILKGFRKQ; encoded by the exons ATGGATGAAGAGGCATCACTTGAGAATTACTTTGACCAGTCAATTGCT GGTTCATCTGACTACATTTTTGAAGCAGACTTGGGCTTGCAGGGCCCCCCACAGCTGCAGGATCCCTCTTTTTTGTCATCGTCTGTCTCTGGCCAGCAGAAAGACCTCCCTGAAGACCTGGACCTGAGCTTCCTGCCCGATGAACTCAGTGCCCAGGATGAGACACCAGAGAAGGCGAGTGCCAGTTTCAATGAGGACAGCGGAGTTTACCCAGACTGTACACCTCCAGAGGCTGCGGTTCCAGGTGCTGACCCCAGCAGGGCACAGACAGCAACCTCCCCCTTCTGCTCCCTACCAATGACCCCCATGACCCCCATGACCCCTGTCGCTCCCGTTTCTGAAAGTTCTGGAATTATCCCACAGCTACA AAATATTGTGTCCACGGTAAACCTGGCTTGTCCTCTGGACCTGAAGGCCATTGCTCTTCAGGCTCGAAATGCTGAGTACAACCCAAAG CGATTTGCTGCTGTCATAATGAGGATCCGTGAACCGAGGACCACTGCACTCATATTCAGCTCTGGAAAGATGGTCTGCACTGGGGCAAAGAG TGAAGAGCAGTCCCGTCTTGCTGCGAGAAAGTATGCACGTGTGGTGCAGAAGCTTGGCTTTCCAGCAAAGTTTCTTGACTTCAAGATCCAGAACATGGTTGGCAGCTGTGATGTGTGCTTCCCCATCCGTCTGGAGGGGCTGGTTTTGACTCACCAACAGTTCAGCAG CTATGAGCCAGAGCTGTTTCCTGGTTTGATCTACCGCATGGTGAAGCCACGTATTGTCTTACTGATTTTTGTGTCTGGGAAAGTTGTTCTTACAG GTGCTAAAGATCGGTCGGAAATCTATGAAGCTTTTGAGAATATATACCCGATTCTGAAGGGATTCCGGAaacaatga